One genomic region from Pseudomonas sp. R5-89-07 encodes:
- a CDS encoding PIN domain-containing protein encodes MIGLDTNVLVRYVAQDEPVQSAKASQLIESLTAASPGFISLVTIVELVWVLQSCYQSAKSDVVMVLETLLHTRELTVEHADIIWQALRKFIANKADFADYLIERCAHAAGCEYTATFDLNAARAAGMKRIG; translated from the coding sequence ATGATCGGGCTGGATACCAACGTGCTGGTGCGCTATGTCGCTCAGGATGAGCCGGTTCAATCAGCCAAGGCGTCCCAACTGATCGAATCATTGACCGCCGCGTCGCCGGGCTTTATCAGCCTGGTGACCATTGTGGAGTTGGTATGGGTGCTGCAGTCCTGCTACCAATCGGCCAAAAGCGACGTGGTGATGGTGCTGGAAACCCTGTTGCACACGCGCGAACTCACGGTTGAGCACGCCGATATCATCTGGCAGGCACTGCGCAAGTTCATTGCGAACAAAGCAGACTTCGCCGACTACCTGATCGAACGCTGCGCCCATGCGGCCGGCTGCGAGTACACCGCCACCTTCGATCTCAACGCGGCCAGGGCAGCGGGCATGAAGCGGATCGGCTAG
- a CDS encoding AbrB/MazE/SpoVT family DNA-binding domain-containing protein, which produces MEIFTMATATLTSKGQITIPVQVRTALGLETGDRVEFVEMEDGKFSMIAASKTVTDLKGLIRKPANAVSIEDMNRAIAAQGANAG; this is translated from the coding sequence ATGGAGATCTTCACTATGGCGACCGCCACACTTACTTCAAAAGGGCAAATCACCATCCCCGTCCAGGTCAGGACAGCCCTCGGCCTGGAAACAGGCGACAGGGTGGAATTCGTCGAAATGGAAGACGGCAAGTTTTCCATGATCGCCGCGAGCAAAACCGTCACGGACCTCAAAGGGTTGATTCGCAAACCTGCCAATGCCGTGTCCATCGAGGACATGAACCGCGCCATCGCGGCACAGGGAGCGAACGCTGGATGA